A DNA window from Coffea arabica cultivar ET-39 chromosome 6c, Coffea Arabica ET-39 HiFi, whole genome shotgun sequence contains the following coding sequences:
- the LOC140008206 gene encoding uncharacterized protein yields the protein MVDSLLTSLSMENHHPSTLLSMDSSASSSHDELDLEMNRQVVLPRPPPDINLPLSTERNSPQSWNPEHCDILDVGLGSQMYETETFLTVPKVGRKCAKRGDSIWGAWFFFSFYFRPVLNEKSKAKITRDGNGLSGFDKSDLQLDVFMVQHDMENMYMWVFKERPENALGKMQLRSYMNGHSRQGERPFPFSVDKGFVRSHRMQRKHYRGLSNPQCVHGIEVVPSPNLLGLDEDERKRWAELTGRDINFTIPHEASDYGSWRNLPSTEFELERPPAIIKNNSHSQSKKLLNGSGLNLSTQPSSHSNGDSMDLSPVSGKRRKDFFSHGNEEDCYLTVNPPDRIPDLETHPNEPHWLNEFSGVLRHVYGPVTAAKSIYEDEEGYLIIISLPFVDLQRVKVSWRNTLTHGIIKVSCVSTSRMPFIKRLDRTFKLTDPSSEHCPPGEFIREIPLSTRIPEDANIEAYYDGTGTVLEILVPKLREGPEEHEVRVCLRPHFAGNDLMLT from the coding sequence ATGGTAGATTCTCTACTCACATCTTTATCAATGGAGAATCATCACCCTTCGACCCTGTTGTCAATGGATTCAAGTGCCTCCTCTTCACACGATGAGCTTGATCTAGAGATGAATCGGCAAGTTGTTTTACCCCGTCCGCCGCCTGATATTAACCTACCTCTATCCACTGAGCGTAATTCACCTCAGTCATGGAACCCAGAACACTGTGACATTCTTGATGTTGGGCTTGGGTCCCAAATGTATGAGACAGAAACTTTTCTCACTGTTCCCAAGGTTGGGAGGAAATGTGCCAAAAGGGGTGATAGCATCTGGGGTGCTTGGTTTTTCTTTAGCTTTTACTTTAGGCCAGTATTGAATGAGAAATCAAAGGCCAAGATTACAAGGGATGGTAATGGTCTTTCTGGGTTTGACAAATCTGATCTGCAGCTTGATGTCTTCATGGTTCAGCATGATATGGAGAATATGTATATGTGGGTTTTTAAGGAAAGGCCTGAGAATGCACTGGGTAAGATGCAACTTCGGAGCTATATGAATGGCCATTCTCGTCAAGGAGAGCGTCCTTTTCCATTTAGTGTTGACAAGGGTTTTGTACGATCTCATAGGATGCAACGAAAGCATTACAGGGGCCTCTCAAACCCCCAGTGTGTTCATGGTATCGAGGTTGTTCCATCCCCTAATCTTTTGGGTCTCGATGAAGATGAAAGAAAAAGGTGGGCCGAACTAACAGGGAGGGACATAAACTTCACTATCCCACATGAAGCAAGTGATTACGGTTCTTGGAGAAACCTTCCCAGCACTGAGTTTGAGCTTGAGAGACCACCCGCTATAATAAAGAACAATTCCCATTCCCAGTCAAAAAAATTGCTTAATGGGTCAGGATTGAATCTATCTACTCAGCCATCCAGCCATAGCAATGGGGATTCAATGGATCTATCACCTGTTAGTGGCAAGCGGAGGAAAGATTTCTTCTCACATGGAAATGAAGAGGACTGTTATCTGACAGTGAATCCTCCTGATCGAATTCCTGATCTGGAAACTCACCCGAATGAGCCTCACTGGTTGAATGAATTTAGTGGCGTATTAAGGCATGTCTATGGACCGGTAACAGCTGCAAAATCAATATACGAGGATGAAGAAGGTTACTTGATCATAATTAGCTTGCCGTTTGTTGACCTTCAAAGGGTGAAAGTTTCATGGCGCAATACTCTCACACATGGGATCATCAAAGTGTCTTGTGTGAGCACATCTCGAATGCCTTTCATCAAGAGGCTCGACAGGACTTTCAAGCTGACAGATCCTTCTTCGGAACACTGCCCTCCAGGAGAATTTATTAGGGAGATCCCTCTTTCAACCCGCATACCTGAAGACGCGAATATAGAAGCATACTATGATGGAACAGGGACAGTGCTAGAGATTCTAGTGCCAAAACTTCGCGAGGGGCCAGAAGAACATGAAGTCCGAGTTTGCCTACGGCCTCATTTTGCAGGCAATGATCTTATGTTGACTTGA